In the genome of Arachis stenosperma cultivar V10309 chromosome 2, arast.V10309.gnm1.PFL2, whole genome shotgun sequence, the window TGAATCAATTAGATTCGATTTACTTTGGGTGCATCAAAGGAAGTAAATCAAAACTTGTTTCGAATTATGCTATGAACACTCCTTAATAAATCGAATAAAATgaattcgatttatataaaCTTGTTGTAACACTAGCTAAATCAAATAAAATGAATTCGATTTACATAAAATTCTTGTAAATCGAATTAAGTAGCTTCAATTTACATAGTTTTATTACCAAAACAAGACATACATATAAACTGTTTTATTTTAGAACATTAATATAATACTAGAAcccatttgttttatttatgtcatttatcctattaattatttttttgtaatgtATTAATAGTGTAATAgcaatataataaaaatatgtataaatcaataaaattttattgtttttgactattatttttaattattaatttaatttttttatttagtaattcaacaatatatttttaatatatacttttaaacattaaaaattaattaatgtaaaaaataataatttttactGATACCATAACTAAGacaatttacataaataaattgTTTGTCCTTTAAATTTACGCAATCGCATTCTTTCAAACATGAAGACGCAAATACATTGTTTCATATATCTATAGAAACCGCTGCTGTTAGTAGCAGTTTACGGAAATACATAATTCGCTATAACCAGCCGCGGATTACATGCAAATGGGGGAACACAAAAACCGCTAGAGGctgttgcgatttttgtttattgATGCTTGGCCATAAACCGCTACTGCCAATAGCTGTTTATGTACACTTCCCCGCACACATAAGCTATgttatgatttttcatatcttGTCTTCATATACATGGGCATGCGGAGTAGTCTTAGCAAGATCGAATTTTGATAATAATCTTATATGGTGTTTTATTTGTATTTCTTGCTTATGAACTAGAGTTTTGGCTTTATTTTGTTTGGTGAGGGAGAATGCATGGCTTTGATTTAGTTTAGTGTGTATCGGAATGTGATTTTAGAAAATCTCTTATATgtttagatattattttattagctcaacttattttgttttgttgagtttttttaattttattctatgtCTGTGATTGAATTacttaactaaaaattaaaaaaaaaatttatagacatttttgtccaaaaatatGGATATGTCTAAAACGAGCTCAACAATTATGTGCTTATTGAATGAGCTATACTTATATAGgccattagattttattagatgaaaaataaatgctaatataaaagaaaagcattgatggactctaataaatatagaatatcctagtatataaataaatactttaaatgACAATACTTTAATACACAATACTTTAAACGGCAGCAgaatcttttattcttaaataattaaatataaaatatataaataaaaaatatatgagtattttttatttaataaaattaattattgtgcAAAACTttgttataatattaaaaaattatattaaaataatattttaaactataataaaaatataaaatcattaaaattttattttatattacttaataaataattagattattctattcaaaatttattaactaactaattttattaaagatattattatataatataatttttcataaaaatatttataaaaatattaaagttatatataatacatgaaaatattaattttttatttaggtatatatttaaaattatattatttattctgttttttaaaaaaataaaaaaataaaaaattaatattttcatgtattatatataatattttaaataaattatatttttaaaatatttttataaaaaattatattatataataatatctttaataaacatagttagttaataaattttaaatataataatttaattatttgtcaagtaatatacaataaaattttaattattttatatttttatgttagttatagtttaaaatattattttaatataattttttaatattataaaaaatattttcataataattaattttaataaataaaaaatactcatatattttatatttaattatttaaaaataaaagattctaTTACCGTTTAAAATATTGTGTATTAAATTATTGCCATTTAAAgcatttatttatgtactaggatattttatatttattagaattcATCAATACTGTTCTTTTATATTAGTCTTTGATTTTcatctaataaaatctaatagCCTATATAAGTGTGACTCATTCAATAAACACATAATGTTGAGCTCATTTTAGACATACCCAACAAATACTATCCTAAGTTTCTTGAAATTTTTACTTTACTTACAATTTTTTACTTCCTAACGTGAGTTTCTATTttgttcttatatatatatatcccaaAAAAGTACGTACTTCTTGtacttttgtattttgtattgtgaaatttgagaattttttatttttattttttatattttgaattttaagttctatattttttttaatgaaggaaaatattttttatatctttaaaGAAAATATCACAATAAATATGGAAcacaaaattttagaattttctttaaagataacaaaaatattttttttattaaaaaaatatagaacttagaatttaaaatataaaaaataaaaatataaaattctcaAATTTCACAATACAATATAAGGAGTACATACTTTTTTGGGatgcaaatatatatataaaagaataaaatagaaaCTGATATTAAGAAGTAAAAATTATAAgtaaagtaaaaattttttgattttcaCTAACGTGAGCTATTTTGTTAGAAACAAATTCATTGgatattttgtgaaaaaaaatcCGTGGATAGTATTTTTGGGCAAAAATGTctataatctttttttttagttttagttaagttaTTCAATcacaaacacaaaataaaattaaaaaaactcaacaaaacaaaataagTTGAGCTAATAAAACAACGCTGCGGAGGCTTGGATCAAGTGGCAATTATATTGCCTCTTAAACAAGCTGCACCAAGTTCGAACCCCAACTAAGACTAGGATGAGATTTGATAAAACCTCAAAAATGTGGGTGCATAATTTTTAGCGGTTTCTGTGTTTTCCAAATAAATCGCTACTgccaataataatttttataaatatataaaataatgtaTATGCGTCTtcatatttaaaagaatataataacataaattcgaaggacaaataatttatttatgtaaattgaCTGATAACTAATTACAAGTCTAAACCATTATTAGCATAAAATTAGAGAGTCAAACTTTGGACAAAACCAGATGGCACTTTTTGGTTAACCGACAAAAATCCAAGGTAGGCACTCGGGTGGGTAAAAGATTGTAGAACTAGTAGCCTGATAATAATCCAGACCAGTATTAATGACGTGGAAGGTGGCTAACACATTGAGTTGCGTGCCGTTCCCTCCATTTTTCTCTATTTGTTAATAAACAAAAACAAGTAAACTaattgcatttttatttttcttcttcccaTCACTCTTGTTCACTTCTTCTACTTCCATTTCCCTTTCACCTTCGCATCTCCACCATGGCAATCCACTCTTCTTCCAATCAAGGTTTGCTTCTTCCTTCAACGTTCCATTttcttaattatatatgttcCGTGCGCTATTTCACCGAGTTCGGACCACTCTGATTTTCAGCTTCATTCGTGATCTCGTTTTTCAGATCATAATATCTGGATTATTTACAtgatttgattttattattgttctaagatatttttGCTGGTCTTTCTTCGTAATAAATAAAGCTCAGATTTTGATTCTATCAGTAAACATTTTGGGATAACATAATTAAGCTAACCTAAATTCACGTTTACGTTGGTAGAATTCAATTCGTGGTATGGAAAGGTGAATTAAATATTAACGAATAAAAACACTGTCTGGTTTTGGAAGGGATTACCTTGGTATGTATTttgtcaaattttttaatttaattttcttgtagAAGAACAGTATGTTAGTGTGTTCCTTCGCAAGCAATTGAAAATGtatgaattttgatttgattggTGTATTTGATATTTACTAAAAATTATGTATACTTTGCTTTGGTTTATGCTGATGACTTGCACCTTATCATATGATTATTCTGATTTTGTTAGATAGTCTGTTCGCTGGTTTACTGCAATTGAATGAACAGTTTTTTATTCTTTCAGATGATTCTAACAAAAGGGCGATGCCGTCCTATTTCAATTTACCGCCACTGGATGTTTCTAATGCATTTCCACAAGCAACACCAGCATCTGTATTTCCTCCCTGTGGTAAGAAATTTATCTGATAGGTTAGGTCATTGTATAAGGAATCAGGTTGCTTTTGAAGCTTTAGCTGGATTAGGTCattgcatatagtttagtttTGTTCTGTAACTTAGTTATTCTTTCATATTTCACAACTTGGTAAgattatatttttgtaattatttaattattgaCTGAAATGAGATATGCTTCAGGAACTCACTTCCATTTTTATCTGTCATGTTGTTTGAAAATTACAGCTTCAGATTATTTTCAATTCGATGACTTATTGACACCAGAGGAGCAGGCAGTTAGGAAGAAAGTAAGAGAATGTATGGAAAAAGAAATTGCACCAGTAATGACTGAGGTATGTTTCTGTGATGCTTTTTCTCTTTAGATGGAAATGATTACCAtgtgaatttcttcttcttcccattACGTTTTCTCTTTCCTTATCAAAACTCACTATTTTGATTCtgttaatttgatttttatttgttgttttgtctcgtttttgtttttgtttcttctaGTACTGGGAAAAGGCCAAGTTCCCATTTCAGTGTATACCAAAACTTGCTGCATTGCGTCTCGCTGGTGGAACAATCAAGGTTTTCTTTGTACTTCTCTGTATATGTTTTTGGATACTACACATGGTGAATGGAGTTCTTAGCAAGCTTTTATTCCCAGGGCTATGGTTGTCCTGGCCTTTCTATTCTTGGTAGTGCTGTAGGTACTGCTGAAGTTGCAAGAGTTGATGCAAGCTGTTCAACTTTTATTTTGGTTCATTCATCCTTAGCAATGCTTACTATTGGTAAAGCACTTATCTTTCTTTGACAAGTTTCtaatatttattgtttaatttatattgGACTGTTTTCTGCCAATTGTTCCTGTGctcatattttataattttgatCAATTGTCATATTAGCATTGTGTGGATCAGAAGCCCAGAAGCAAAAGTATCTACCTTCTTTGGCACAGTTTCAAACTATAGGATGCTGGGTAAGTTGACTTCCTTGGTATTTCATCTGTTGAATTTGTAGAAAGGAGAAGAGCAAGCATGGCTGTATTGTTTTGGGTGCTTCTTGCACTCAACTtactgatatatatatatatatatatatatatatatatatatatggcgaAATAAGTAAGAGTTTTTTtaacaagaaaaataataaagtctTTAGCTATTCCCCATGATTCCTATTGTTACAATGCCACGATTTGAATTATTTCCCTTGCTATGTAATTACTGTGGTAATTAAAACATTGTCATTGTGCTGAGTTTACACTTCTGAGATAAGTTATTTTCTTAACATTAGGGTTTGACTGAGCCCGACTATGGAAGTGATGCCAGTGCTTTGAAGACTACAGCAACAAAGGTGTGATACCTGTGTACAACTTGTTTACCAATTGCTTCTCAAGGAAGATGCATTAGCATCTCTTTGATTTTTAATCAATCATATTTCAATTATACTGTAGTTCAATAATGCTGATAGTATAGTGTTGGTTTGTTTTGAAATGATCAGGTTGAAGGAGGTTGGATCCTAGATGGCCAAAAGCGGTGGATAGGAAACAGTACATTTGCTGATATATTGGTTATCTTTGCTAGGAATACCTCTACAAATCAGATAAATGGGTATTTGATATTTATCCTTACCTTCATTGTTTGAAAAATGTGtacattatatatttaatataaaggCTGCAGAagaccaaagaaaaaaaaaaaacgagagGGAATCAGTGCAATGATTTAACTTAGAATGTTAACTGAATGCATGCTTGTTGCGACAAATAAAGTTCACACATACACAAAAGGACAATTGAAGAATGTGTCTAGGTCAAGACAGAAGTTTAATTCCTGACAATAACGTGTTCGTAGGCTTAAATGTCACTAATATAGCCTATGAAAGCATTATAGGGAGCATATCAAATGGGAGTAGTTAACCATATGAATGGAGTAAATATTGACTATCAGATTTGACATGAATGATCATACTTATCGAAACATAAAGTTAGTACcctttttaaattatcatcttTCTTGTAAATAATGTTTCATCTTAATCATCAATATTATACATGAGCAGAGAAGGATGTCGGTGTCAAAATGAAATTTTAAATCAGTCTCCACTATATGTTAATATACCTGAAAGTCCTACTAATAAATATGCCctcagttattattattatttttttttaatttatcctCATGTATTCTGCGTCACATGACATCTTTTTACATGTTTGTACCTAAAAATTCAGATATATTGTAAAAAAGGATGCACCTGGTTTAACCGTCACCAAAATAGAGAATAAAATTGGACTCAGGATTGTTCAAAATGGAGACATTGTTATGAAGAAAGTTTTTATCCCTGATGAGGACAGATTAACAGGGGTCAACTCTTTTCAAGACACAAACAAGGTGTGATTATGTGGTGTTTCTGGATTGTTCTTTTTTCCATATATAGGTATTGCTGATGAAACTTATATTACTTGAGTGAAGCATTATATATATTTCATTCTTGGTTCCTGTTATCTTTTCAGGCAGCTGCTATACTGTTGTAGTTCTATGCAATTTCATTAGGTGTTACTCCCTCAGTTCTCAAATAAATGTCCACTTAGCAAATTAGTATAATATTACTGTTTTCTTCCCATTCATATCCCCAAATTAATGAATGAGAGAATAAATTAGTAATGTAGTTAAAGAGAGTAATTATTTCTGTCGAGggaagtttgtaacttgttaaCTTCCATAGCTACAATACATTTATATCATTATCTTAATTCAAGcgaaaatttaaaagttgacacttattcattaattgagtcaaaataatatttttaattttctgttatCCTCCATTAATACTGGATTTATGAAACCAGAAAATTTAAATGGCATAATTATGAGATTGTAGACTGATCAGAcattggaattaattccattGTTAATCAcaaatagtttatttttcttatgCAAGCAAGTTACTTCCCCATGCGTCAGATGAAATCATATATTTGTTTCTTGATGAATACTTTTATCTTGTTGCTTTACATGTACTGGAAATAACAAAGTAAAAGTGATATATAGAGTATCTTTCTCTATGCATACTGAACTATGTGCAGTTGCAACCCCATGAGTTAGACGTTGCTCATTTGTTTTGGCTCCCTTAAAACAGGTACTTGCTGTCTCACGTGTAATGGTTGCTTGGCAACCTATTGGCATATCCATGGGAATCTATGATATATGTCATAGGTATCTAAAGGAGAGGAAACAGTTTGGAGCACCATTAGCAGCTTTCCAGATCAACCAACAGAAACTTGTTCAGATGCTTAGCAATGTTCAAGCCATGTTTCTCGTTGGTTGGCGCCTTTGCAAATTGTACGAGAGTGGTAAAATGACTCCTGGACATGCAAGCTTGGCCAAGGTAATTTCTTATGATTCATTTTGTAACTTCTTTCTGCTCTCCCTAAATTTCAAACCAAGTAAGCATACCACAAAAGTTCGCTATTGTGATTGGAGATACCAAAGCCTGATAAACCCCTACAAGAATCCCGTACTCAAGTTTGGGAGTTGATCTGTATACCTTGCAATCGGATTGATTGAAGCATGTTAATGAATATTGGCATATCTTTTCAGTCATGGATCACCTTGAGAGCAAGAGAAACAGCCGCTCTGGGACGAGAATTACTTGGTGGCAATGGAATATTGGCTGATTTTCTTGTCGCCAAGGTATGCATAGTTCTTGATTCAAGATTTCTTATGTTGAAACTACATTCTAATGTAATGAATGAATTAAAGATGGGAACTTTATAATGATCAAAATGCTCTTTGCTCCATTCTGTAGTGGAAGCTTTATTAAGTTATGTAATTGAGTTAGAATGAATATAGTTGaattaaaaaagagaataaaTAGTATTGTCTAGTAGCACTCTAAGTTCCAACTAAATATTTGACTTGTTTTCATTTTATTGCAGGCATTCTGCGATATAGAACCTATTTATACGTATGAAGGTACATATGACATCAACACTTTGGTTACTGGCAGGGAAGTTACTGGTTTTGCTAGCTTTAAGCCTGTTATTGCCCAAAAGAGAAGCCGATtgtgaaaaatataaaagttgtTGCTTGTTAAACTTTGTCAATGTGTTTGTTCAATGCTTTGTATTTGACaaaacaaggtttcaataattatgaaaaatgtTCGTATAAGCCACGGCACAGTGAAAAAAAGAAATCCTAGACACTTATTATTGATGTCATTGGATCGTAGATGTGCTCTCTATTGTGGAATTCCGGGTCCGGGGCACTGCCTTACAATATAGGGGAACTGGTTTGGTATTGGCAAATTGTCACATTCATTGACTAATCTCGTAGTTGAAGGCCCTTTCGGCCTCTCCCACACCTTGATTTCTTCATGGTTTTAAGACAAACTAGTGAATGGACCACAAAGGATGTTTACCATGATGTGAACCTAACTGAAGGAAGGGTcctaaaattgaaaaaataaatattttgctGCGGCAACCATCCACCGAGGAGTGGCAATTGGTAGGGTTTAGACCAAATTTTATCTAGGGTTTATAAGTTATAACATACCAGTCCTAACCATATCCGTCTTTAACTCGTGGGTCACGAAAAATACATTATTCAATAATCTAATGAGATTTTGGAATTGTAATTTGGTATTTATGTATCAGTAAATAGATTTggtttttatataaataaaagtgtTGCACTTTCAATTGAAGAGTTTGACTTAGtaattaaaagttttttttttttaatgaagagTTCTTAGTTCGACACTTACTCTGCCGCTCCTACATCAACCATGTAAAAAAGCACAAAATTGTTACACACCATCCTCTAATATTGAAATTAGCAGAGAAAAGAAAGTAAGATAAATGGATATCGCATTTGGTTTCTgtattagaataaaatattggagATAAGCGAACTTTGAAAGTGTAGAAATTAGTCTAAAAATTGTTCTGTATCCCGTTATTCTATGGATATTTCTTATTTTCCATTTAAATATGTCTTTCTTCTCAATATTTTTGTTTCCTCTCTCATATTATATTAACCAAACACTATTTTATGATGAATTCCAAATTGGCAATAGTCcgtcaaaaaataaatataaagtcATATCTCTAAGACGAAAATGGCAAGAAGCTGTAAAGTACCCTTCCTAGTCCCTACTTCCTAGCTATGAAAGTTGTTTTCTTCCTCAACTCAATGTCAAAGTCTTCTTCCCTAATAAGTCTATGTATTAAAATCTATTGGCGCGAAGAGTGGATTAATGAGCCATGAAATGATTAATTAAGATCAATTTCTTATCTTGTGAAAACACTGATCTCCAACGGATTTTAAATATGACATtctaatttttaacaaatttttattttcttgaaaTTCTTAAAATAGATTGGTCTTTCATTATtttgaatcaaaattttaatatattgattGGACAAATGTCtctaacaaattttattataagacAACTAGaacctaaaaaaaattattattctaaGACAAATTAATGTCCTTTTTGAATAAATGACCATTTGTACCGATGAAAGATATATAATCTGACAAATATAActatagaaaaagaaaactcACCTTGTAACCACGGAAGATGACCTCCGTGTGCCCGtccttaacatttt includes:
- the LOC130961420 gene encoding acyl-coenzyme A oxidase 4, peroxisomal; translated protein: MAIHSSSNQDDSNKRAMPSYFNLPPLDVSNAFPQATPASVFPPCASDYFQFDDLLTPEEQAVRKKVRECMEKEIAPVMTEYWEKAKFPFQCIPKLAALRLAGGTIKGYGCPGLSILGSAVGTAEVARVDASCSTFILVHSSLAMLTIALCGSEAQKQKYLPSLAQFQTIGCWGLTEPDYGSDASALKTTATKVEGGWILDGQKRWIGNSTFADILVIFARNTSTNQINGYIVKKDAPGLTVTKIENKIGLRIVQNGDIVMKKVFIPDEDRLTGVNSFQDTNKVLAVSRVMVAWQPIGISMGIYDICHRYLKERKQFGAPLAAFQINQQKLVQMLSNVQAMFLVGWRLCKLYESGKMTPGHASLAKSWITLRARETAALGRELLGGNGILADFLVAKAFCDIEPIYTYEGTYDINTLVTGREVTGFASFKPVIAQKRSRL